The DNA region CCTACTTGCTTACCTACTACTTCTCCGTTATGAAAAACCAATACTGTTGGGATGTTTCTCACTCCGTATTTTGCAGCAAATTCTTGGTTTGCATCTACATCAACTTTACCTACAACAACTTTCCCTTCGTATTCATTGCTTAATTCGTCGATGATTGGTCCAACCATTCTACATGGTCCACACCAAGCTGCCCAAAAATCTACCATTACAGGTTTATCTGATTTCAAAACTACTTCTTCAAAAGTAGCGTCTGTGATTGCTAATGCCATATTTCTTTATTTAAAATTTATAAATCAAAAGTCTTTAATTCCTTAAACACATTGCAAATTTAGAAATTAAATATTAAGTAAACATCATTCCTAAATTGGTTTTGGCTATTAATATATTGTTAATTATTATCAGAAAACTCCACTTTCAGTATAAATACGGAGAAAAAAGGAGGAATCTAAAAACCCATTTTCATTTAGTTTAGTTTGAAATTTACTTGCATTTTCTCCAATTCTTGTAATAATTCAGTAGAAATTTTCACCTTCAATCTTCTACTTACCATACTTAATTTGGTCACCACCTTTACTTCTTCCACTTCGGTTACTTGAACTGCTTTAGTCTGAGTTATATCTGCTGCTTCGGCATCATCGATATCATCATCAAAAACCACTTCTTCATTTTCGTCAACAACAGGAGCTACTTCAATTAATTTTTTAATTTTCTCCAACTCCATTATTTCAAAAGTCACCTGATTATCCCCTTTATTCACGTTAAACAAATTACTCAATTTATGAATAAAATCAGGATGTAAATCTTTAATATTCAATAGCACAATTAATTTTTTAGCAAATGACTCTAAAACATCTTGTAACTGTTTCATCTCTACAAATTGCAATCTTGGCTCTCCTTTTTTGCCCGTTTCCTGATTCATCCATCCCTCTTTGATAGTGAGCTTTATAAACATAAAATTGTTTTGAATGAAGAAATGACGGAATTTTAAATATTCTTCTCCAAAAATTCGAAACTCATAACTTTCATCATAACCTTCTAAAGCAAATGTAGCCCAGCCTTTACCATTCTTTGCCACACGATGTTGAACATTATTAATAATTCCACCAAGAGTCAAAGTTTTACCCACATAAGCTTCCATATTTTTTAGAGCATCTAACTTGGCATTACAGAAATATTTCATTTCAAATCGAAAATCATCCAATGGATGTCCGGAAATATAAATCCCTACAACTTCTTTTTCCTTGGCTAATTTTTCCATAGTACTCCAATCTTCACAAGGAGGAACTACAGGTTCGGCAATTTGAACTTCAGAAGTTTCGCCAAACAAACTTACTTGCGAAGAGTTTTCATTTTCCTGAAATTTAGAACCATAACGCATGGCTTTTTCATAAAAAGTAATCCCATCACCATCATCATGGAAATATTGTGCTCTGTGCGTATCCGCAAAACAATCAAACCCTCCTGCCAAGGCTAAATTTTCAAAAGCCTTTTTATTAGCGGCACGCAAATCAATTCGTTTCGCCAAATCAAAAATGGATTTATACAATCCGTTTTTTCTGTTTTCAACAATAGTTTCTACGGCTCCAGCACCAACTCCTTTGATTGCTCCCATCCCGAAACGAACGGCATAATTATCGTTTACGGTAAATTTATAATACGATTCGTTCACAGAAGGTCCTAAAACTTGCAAGCCCATTCGCTTACATTCTTCCATAAAAAAGGACACCTGCTTAATATCATTCATATTATTCGAAAGTACCGCCGCCATATATTCGGCAGGATAATGCGCTTTCAAATAAGCCGTTTGATAAGCCACCCAAGCATAACAGGTAGAGTGTGATTTATTGAAGGCATAACTCGCAAAGGCCTCCCAGTCCGTCCAGATTTTATCCAGTTTCTTTTCATCATGGCCTTTAGCCACCGCCTGATCAATGAATTTCCCTTTCATCTTATCCAGAACGTCTTTTTGCTTCTTACCCATCGCCTTACGAAGTACGTCGGCATCCCCCTTAGAGAATCCGGCTAACTTTTGGGACAAAAGCATTACCTGCTCCTGATATACCGTAATTCCATAGGTTTCAGACAGGTATTCTTCACAAGCATCTAAGTCATAGGTAATTTCTTCCTCGCCATTTTTTCTTCGAACGAAAGAAGGAATATACTCTAAAGGTCCCGGACGATACAAGGCATTCATCGCAATCAAATCGGCAAATACGGTAGGCTTTAAGTCCTTCATGTATTTCTGCATTCCTGGCGACTCGTATTGAAACACCCCTACTGTTTCACCACGCTGGAATAACTCATAGGTTTTCGCATCATCAATTGGAAAATTATCCGGATTGAGTTCTATTCCCGTGCGATACTTGACCAATTTTACGGTTTCTTTAATCAAAGTCAGGGTCTTCAGACCCAAGAAGTCCATCTTCAATAATCCAGCACTCTCAGCAACCGAGTTATCAAACTGAGTAACATATAAATCTGAATCCTTTGCTGTTATAACTGGTACGAAATTCGTAATATCATCTGGAGTAATAATTACCCCGCAGGCATGAATACCCGTATTACGCATCGAACCTTCCAGAATTTTGGCCTGCTGAATCGTTTCACCTGCCAAGTCTCCTTCATTGGCAATTGCGATTAATTCTTTAACGCGATCAAATTCTTCAGAAGATTTTAAAGCTTTTTTGACATCATCCTCACTTTCAGAAATAAATCGGGCCAAATTCCATTTTCCTGGCATCATTGCCGGAATCAATTTCGCAATTCTATCTGCTTCAAAAAGTGGCAAATCCAGTACACGTGCGGTATCACGAATCGCCGATTTAGTCGCCATTTTACCATAGGTAATAATCTGCGCCACCTGATTGGCTCCATATTTATTGATTACATAATCCATTACACGACCACGACCCTCATCATCAAAGTCGATATCAATATCGGGCATGGATACACGGTCGGGATTCAGGAAACGCTCAAAAAGCAAATCGTACTTAATAGGGTCAATATTGGTAATCCCTAAACAGTAAGCCACTGCCGAACCAGCTGCCGATCCACGACCTGGACCTACCGAAACTCCCATTTTACGTGCTTCGGCTATGAAATCCTGTACAATCAAAAAGTAACCCGGATAACCCGAATTGGAAATAGTCATTAACTCAAAATCCAAACGTTCTCGTACTTCATCGGTAATTTCTTCGTAGCGACGTTCCGCACCTGTATAGGTTAAATGTCGCAGATAAGCATTTTCACCGCGAACCCCTCCATCTACTAAATCTTCGGGAACTTTAAATTCGTCAGGAATCTCAAATTTAGGAAGTAATACATCACGATATAAAGAGTAAATTTCGACCTTATCTATGATTTCCTGTATGTTGATAATCGCTTCAGGCAAATCAGCAAAGAGTTTTTTCATCTCTTCATCCGATTTGTAATAATACTCCTGATTAGGCAAACCGTAACGGTAACCGCGACCTCTTCCTATAGGAGTAGCTTGTTTTTCTCCATCTTTGACACACAATAAAATATCGTGCGCATTAGCATCTTCTTTATTTAAATAATAGGTATTATTAGTAGCAATTAACTTCACATTATGCTTCTTAGAAAACTCAATTAAGGTCTTATTTACCCTATTTTCATCTTCCTGATTGTGGCGCATGATTTCTAGATAAAAATCATCTCCAAATTGTGCTTTCCACCACAACAAAGCTTCTTCGGCTTGGTTTTCACCAATATTCAGGATTTTACTCGGAATCTCTCCGTATAAATTCCCCGACAAAACCATGATGTCTTCTTTATACTTTTCTACAACTGTTTTATCAATTCGGGGTACGTAATAAAAACCATCAACATAAGCAATGGACGCCATTTTGGCCAGATTATGATAACCCCTTTTATTTTTAGCCATCAAAACAACTTGGTATCCGTTGTCTTTCTTGGATTTATCCTTATGATTTTCGCAAATATTAAACTCACAACCAACAATTGGTTTGATTTCAGTCTCTGTAGGTTCTTCACCACTTTCGATTAAAGCTTTATTCTTTGCCGAAGCCCCTTTGTTGTGATTCATAACGGCACTTACAAAATGAAAAGCCCCCATCATATTTCCAGTGTCGGTCATGGCTACCGCCGGAAATTTATTCTTCGCCGTAGCAGCAACTAAAGGTCCAATCCCGATAGTAGACTGTAAAACCGAAAACTGCGTATGATTATGTAAGTGGGCATATTTTGCCTCCGAAAAATCTTTTCTGTCTTCCTCAGAAATTGTAGTTTGAGGTGCAGCTCCTTCCGACTTTTGAAGTTGCTGACGAATTTTATCTGAAGCTGCCTTAAGATTGATATGCTTTAATCCGATAAGTTGAATTTCCTGCGGATTTTTGGCCTGAAAATCCTTAAAGTAGGAAGCCGGTACGTCCAACTCTTCTTTAGTAAAAACTTCTCTTTTGATTAATTCTAAGAAACAACGCGTAGTTGCCTCAACATCGGCAGTTGCATTGTGCGCTTCCGCAAAAGGAACGTTGAATAAATACTCGTGTAACTCGGTCAATGTTGGCAATTTGAATCTACCTCCACGACCTCCAGGTAATTTTAACAAATTAGCCGTAACCTCGGTACAAGTATCTAAAACAGGCATCGAAGCCATTGGTGAATCCACTCCCATACGATGAAACTCACAGCCCATGATATTGACATCAAAACCCAGATTTTGCCCGACAATAAATTTGGCTTTACTTAAAGCGATATTAAATTTTTCTAAAACCTCAGCCAAAGTGATTCCTTCCGCTTCTGCTAACTCTGTTGAAATACCATGAATACGCTCTGCGTCATAAGGAATATTAAAGCCTTCTGGTTTTACCAAATAATCCTGATGCTCTACTAACTGCCCCATATCATCATGGAGTTGCCATGCAATTTGAATACAACGCGGCCAGTTGGCAGTATCAGTAATAGGTGCGTCCCAACGCTTAGGTAAACCCGTGGTTTCTGTATCGAATATTAAGTACATAGCTGTTTTTGAAGTATTTGTAATTTATAAAAATCACAAAAATTGAATTTCAAATTTAGTTTATTTTTAAAGAAAGAACTAACTCAATTTATCAACAAAAAAGTCGATTTACATTTTCATTAAATACGTAAAAATTAAATTACAAACATTAATCATAGTATCTAAAACAACTCAATAAAAAATTAATAAACAGAGAAACAATTGTTTATGATTTGTTTTTTAATTAATTTTAAGAGTTTATTAATCCTAACCAAACTACCCCCATGAAAAACTTTACTTCTGTTATACGATTGTCCTTAAGCCTTTTTTCTTCTTTATTATTAATCACAAGTTGTCAAAACAACACTGAGATAGAAGTTCAGGAATTGAGTCCGCTTTCAAACTACACCATGAAACCGATTCCGGGTCAATATGTTGTAGTTTTAAAAGAAAATGTATCCGGTAAATACAATACTCAAAAATACAGTGACAGGATTTTATCATTGAAAAAAGACTATCTGGCACGTTTTTCAACTATAAAACTAACTTCGGACAAAATAAAACAAACCTTTGGCTACACGATTAGCGGATTTGCAGCCCAATTAGACAAAGAGCAACTACTAAGCCTAAGACAAGATGATCGCGTTAAATCTATAGAACAAGATTATACGATAACTCTAAATCCTGAATTATCTATCTTAAAAGGAAAACCAGGAAGTGGCGGAGGTACAACTTATCCGGCAGAAGTAATTCCTTGGGGAATAACTCGTGTTGGCGGCGGACTTAGCGGAGCAGGAAAAACAGCCTGGATAATTGACACCGGAATAGATTTAACCCACCCGGATTTGAATGTAAACAAAACAGGACTTAATAAAAGCTTTCTGGGAGGAATTGATGCAAATAACCCAAATGATGGCAATGGACACGGCACACATGTAGCCGGAACTGTAGCCGCAATAGACAACGACATTCAAGTAGTAGGAGTTGCAGCAGGAGCTACGGTTGTAGCCGTACGTGTTTTAGACAGTCGTGGCAGCGGATCTTACTCAGGTGTTATTGCCGGAGTAGACTATGTTGGAGCAAATGGTAAAGACGGTGATGCCGCTAATATGAGTTTAGGAGGCCCTAAAGATTCAGCACTAAACGATGCAGTAACTAAAGCATCTGTAAAAGTTAAATTTGCCATAGCAGCAGGAAATGACAGCGCTAATGCTGATAATTATTCGCCTGCCAGTGTTAATGGCACAAACATTTACACTGTTTCAGCCATGGATAAAAACGATACTTTTGCTTATTTTTCTAACTATGGCCCTTCAGTAGATTTTTGCGCTCCCGGAGTATCCATTCTTTCTTTATGGAAAGGAGGCGGCATGAACACCATAAGCGGAACTTCTATGGCAACTCCACATGTATGCGGATTATTGTTATTAGGCCCTGTACACTCATCAGGAAATGTTTCAGGTGACCCTGATGGAACCCCTGATCCAATTGCTCATTATTAAATAAATAAAAGAAACTGGAAAAACAGAAAGTTTAAAAATGCTTCACTCCATCAACTGATTGAATTTTTCAATTAGAGCATTGCCTCTCGTGGTTTTCCCTGTCTTTTTTAAAGCATCTCCAAAACGGTAATAATAAATAGGCTCCAACTGCTCATTAGACAACACAAAGAGTTCTTCGTACCATTTAGCAGCTTTTTCCATTTGGCCTTTGAAATAATAATAATTGGCTACTTCTCTTGACATATAGGCAGATTTATAACCTTTTTCAAGCACTCTTTCATAAACATAAACCACATTAACCAAAATATAATCCAATTTTTCCTTTTGAGGCTCTTTCTTTTCAGGCAAAACTTTTAGATTAACAGGAGAAACAGAAACAGGCGAAGCTTTAGTTTCAACTAAAGCTTCGTTTTTTAAATCAGAAACAGGCTCTATTTTAATTATTTTACCAATAACCAGAGCTAGTACCCTTTGATCCAAAGGAGAATTTTCAGGTATTTCAATTTTCCCACTTTCAATTGAAATCGCTACAAGCTGGGTAGGTTCCCGATTTTTTTCCGTATTAATATTTGCGTTTTTAGTTTCTATATAATAACTCTTTTTCAAATAACTTTTATCCTTATAAAAAGGTGTAATTATTCTAACATTTTCAGGACCTAAATCAACTTTACTAATCAAACTCAAATCCGACACAGTATACCAGACATTAGTACCGCCAAACGCCATATTAATAATCTCTTCAACCTTATAATACAAAACACCTTTAGTTTCAATGGTACTATAAATTTTACGCATTTGTCCATAACCATAATAGCAATGATTAACACAAAAAATCACAAATAACACTATCACAATATTCTTCTTCATAACTCTCTTGTGAATGAAACATGCAGCATATTAATTTCTCTTGGAACAAATTGCTCATACAGCAAATATGAACTACATAAACTTATCTAAATCAAAAAAACACCTTTCTCGATTTATCAAAATTAATACTATAAATTTACGCAATTATAAACAGAATAAATAGGTCTCGCATTACTTATTAACCTAAAAATTTGGACAATAGTTCATCTCTAAACTATTCAAAAACACCCATAAAATCCAACTTTCTTATTTTTTTGGTTGTCGTAATATTACATAAAAATAATTCCCACCTAAAAAATGATCCGTTATAATTTATTTTGAAATTAAAAAAGATTTCCGAAAAACTTAAATCGAAAGCAAAACCTTATTGATTTTATTGTTTTCAAGCAAACATTCCAATAATTCCCAAACAAAACAAGCCAATTAACTAAAAACAATTAAAAATTCACAAAACACAAAGTAGTTTACATACTGTTACAAACACAACTTTATCAATCCTAAACAGAAATAAAAAAACTAACTCTCTAAAACACAAGCAGGCAAAATAAAAGCACAGCACAGTATTAATATAGTTTGGGTATCGTATATAATTGATAATATTAATTGACTACATGGTTTGATTTTTATACTTTTGCGTTCTTGTTACTAGCTTATTCAAAAAAGTTAGTATCACAAAACACAGAAATACACTAAAAAAATTAAAAAATGAGCAAGACATTATTTGACAAAGTATGGGATTCGCATGTTGTGCGTAAAATTGAAGACGGACCAGATGTGTTTTTTATTGATCGTCACTTCATTCACGAAGTTACAAGTCCAGTAGCTTTCTTGGGGCTTAAAACAAGAGGCGTATCAGTATTATATCCAGAACGTACTTTCGCAACTGCCGATCACAATACACCGACCATTAATCAACACTTGCCTGTTGAAGATGCTTTATCTGCAAATCAATTAAAAGCATTAGAAACTAATGCAGCAGAATACGGTATTTCACACTGGGGATTAGGTCATCAAAAAAATGGAATTGTACACGTAGTAGGTCCAGAAAACGGAATTACCTTACCAGGTGCTACAATCGTATGTGGAGATTCACATACTTCTACTCATGGTGCTTTTGGTGCTATCGCTTTTGGTATTGGTACATCTGAAGTAGAGATGGTGCTTTCTACTCAATGTATTATGCAACCAAAACCTAAAAAAATGCGTATCAACGTTAACGGAAAACTAAACAAAGGTGTTACTCCTAAAGACGTTGCATTATACATTATTTCTAAATTAACTACTTCTGGAGGAACAGGATATTTCGTAGAATATGCAGGAAATGTTTTTGAAGAAATGACTATGGAAGGTCGTATGACTGTTTGTAACCTTTCTATCGAAATGGGTGCTCGTGGTGGTATGATTGCTCCTGACCAAACAACTTTCGATTTCTTAGAAGGACGATTATATGCTCCAAAAGGAGAAGCTTGGACTAAGGCTGTAGAATATTGGAAAACTTTAAAAACAGATGCTGACGCAACATTTGATGCTGAATTAAACTTCAATGCGGAAGATATCGAGCCAATGATCACTTACGGAACAAACCCTGGAATGGGAATTGGTATCAGCCAACACATTCCTGCTGCAAGCGAAGTAGAAGGCGGTGAAGAAACGTATAAAAAATCATTAGCTTACATGGGCTTCAATGAAGATGACGTAATGATTGGAAAACCTATTGATTATGTTTTCTTAGGAAGTTGTACTAATGGTCGTATCGAAGACTTTAGAGCTTTTGCTGAAATTGTAAAAGGCCGTAAAAAAGCTGATAATGTTACAGCTTGGTTAGTTCCTGGTTCTCACGTTGTGGAAGCACAAATCAAAGAAGAAGGAATTTTAGACATCCTTACTGAAGCTGGTTTCGTATTACGTCAACCAGGATGTTCGGCTTGTTTAGCAATGAATGATGATAAAGTACCAGCTGGAAAATATGCAGTAAGTACCTCTAACAGAAACTTCGAAGGTCGTCAAGGTCCAGGTTCTAGAACATTATTAGCTTCTCCAATTATGGCAGCAGCAGCAGCAGTTACAGGAAAATTGACAGATCCAAGAGATTTATTGTAATTGAATAACAATTCAATAAAAGTTTCAAAAAAGAATTAAAAAAATAAAAAGATTTTAAATATTTATGATTTTAGCTCCCTTAATGGATAATATAAAATCTGAATTCTGAAATCTAAAAATCTAATAAAATGGCATACGATAAATTTAATATACTTACTAGTAGTGCAGTGCCACTACCTATTGAGAACGTAGATACTGATCAAATCATTCCTGCTCGTTTCTTGAAAGCTACAAAACGCGAAGGTTTTGGAGACAACCTTTTTAGAGACTGGAGATACAACGGAGACGGAACTCCAAAAGCAGATTTCGTATTAAACAACCCAACATACAGTGGAAAAATCCTTGTGGGTGGAAAAAACTTCGGTTCTGGTTCTTCTCGTGAGCACGCTGCTTGGGCTGTTTACGATTATGGATTCCGCGCTGTAGTTTCTTCTTTCTTTGCAGATATTTTCAAAGGAAACTGTTTAAACATTGGTGTTTTACCAGTACAGGTTTCTCCTGAATTTTCAGATAAAATCTTTGCTGCAATTGAAGCGGATCCGAATACGGAATTAGAAATCAACTTACCAGAGCAAACAATCACTTTAAAAGCGACAGGAGAAAAAGAATCTTTTGATATCAATGGATATAAGAAGAACAACATGTTAAATGGTTTTGATGATATCGACTATTTACAAAGTGTGAAAGAAGAAATCGTAAGTTTTGCTAGCAAGCTACCTTACTAAATAATACAATCATACTAAAACGCAGCTGCTAAAGCATTCCTCTGGAATTGTATTTAGCAGCTGCTTTTACCGTTTTATAAAACACATAACAAAATGATTTCTGTTTGATGAAATCAGAACTTTTTTAAGCATCAAAATTATAATGGGAAAGAGAAAAATTGAAATAATGGATACGACACTTCGTGATGGTGAACAAACCTCAGGAGTATCATTTTCTGCTGCAGAAAAACTAACCATTGCCCAATTATTATTAGAAGAGTTACATGTAGACCGTATCGAAATTGCTTCTGCTCGTGTTAGTGAAGGCGAATTTGAAGGTGTTAAGGGGATTATGACTTGGGCCGAAGCAAGAGGATATACCGATAAAATTGAAGTATTGACTTTTGTAGATAAAGGTCTTTCTATTGAATGGATGAAAAAAACGGGGGCAAAAGTTCAAAATCTGTTAACCAAAGGTTCCTTAAATCATCTTACTCATCAATTAAAAAAGACACCTGAACAGCATTTTACTGAAATAGCCGAAAGTATTGCTTTGGCCAATGAAAATGGGATTACAACCAATGTGTATTTAGAAGATTGGAGTAATGGTATGCGTAATTCAGCAGAATATGTTTACCAATATTTAGATTTCATCAGCACCCAACCCGTAAAAAGAATATTGCTTCCAGATACTTTGGGCGTACTTATCCCTTCGGAAACTTTCGAATATATTTCAGAAATCACTCAAAGATATCCCGGAATTCATTTTGATTTCCACGCACACAACGACTACGATTTAAGCGTTGCTAACGTAATGGAAGCCTTAAAAGCAGGTATTCACGGATTGCACGTGACCATAAACGGAATGGGAGAACGCGCCGGAAATGCGCCACTGGCCAGTACGATTGCAGTAATCAATGATTTCATGCCCGAAATCGAAATTGGTGTAAAAGAAACTTCTTTATACTCAGTTAGTAAATTAGTCGAAACCTTTACCGGTTACCGAATCCCAGCCAACAAGCCAATTGTAGGCGACAATGTTTTTACTCAAACAGCCGGTATTCACGCTGATGGGGACAATAAAAACAATTTATATTTCAACGATTTACTTCCGGAACGTTTTGGAAGAAAAAGAAAATACGCTTTAGGAAAAACTTCCGGAAAAGCTAATATTGAAAAAAACCTTCAGGAATTAGGTTTGCAATTAAATCAGGAAGATTTAAAATTGGTCACCCAAAGAATTATTGAATTGGGAGACAAAAAAGAAACAGTTACCAAAGAAGATCTGCCTTATATCATCTCTGACGTATTAGATAGTCATACCTATCAGGAAAAAGTTACCATAGAATCCTATTTGTTATCTCACGCCAAAGGAATGAGACCGTCAACCACTATTTGCTTAAAAATAGACGGACAAATCATTGAGGAACACGCACAAGGAGACGGTCAGTTTGATGCTTTTATGAATGCTTTGACAAAAATTTATAAAACCAAAAAAATGACTTTACCCAAACTTACTGATTACGCGGTAAGAATCCCTCCCGGAAGTAGTTCGGATGCTTTATGCGAAACCATTATCACCTGGGTAAACGACGGAAAAGAATTCAAAACAAGAGGATTGGATTCTGACCAAACCGTAGCTGCAATCATTGCAACTCAAAAAATGCTCAACGTAATAGCAGTTTAAATTAGAACAAAAACAATAAATTAATATAAATATAAAATAATGAAGTTAAATATCGCACTTTTAGCAGGGGACGGAATCGGACCAGAAGTAATTGATCAGGCAGTAAAAGTATCAGATGCAATTGCACAAAAATTTGGACATGAAATTACTTGGAAACCAGCTTTAACCGGTGCTGCTGCGATTGATGCAGTAGGAGAACCATATCCAGATGCCACTCACGAAGTTTGTAAAAATGCTGATGCAGTTTTATTTGGAGCAATTGGTCACCCTAAATATGATAACGATCCTTCTGCACCTGTAAGACCAGAACAAGGTTTATTAAAAATGCGTAAAGCATTGGGTTTATTTGCTAACGTAAGACCTACATTTACTTTCCCATCTTTATTAGATAAATCTCCATTAAAAAGAGAAAGAATTGAAGGAACTGACCTAGTTTTCTTAAGAGAATTAACTGGTGGTATTTACTTTGGTGAAAAAGGAAGAAGAGACGGTGGAGATACTGCTTATGATAACTGTGTTTACACAAGAGCTGAAGTACAACGTTTGGCTAAAAAAGGATTCGAATTAGCGATGACTCGTAGAAAAAAACTATGTTGTGTTGACAAAGCTAACGTACTTGAAACTTCACGTTTATGGAGAGAAACTGTTCAAGCTATGGAAAAAGACTATCCAGAAGTTGAGGTAAGTTATGAATTTGTGGATGCAGTTGCGATGCGTTTGGTTCAATGGCCTAATTCATACGACGTATTAATTACTGAAAACTTATT from Flavobacterium nitratireducens includes:
- a CDS encoding alpha-isopropylmalate synthase regulatory domain-containing protein, which encodes MGKRKIEIMDTTLRDGEQTSGVSFSAAEKLTIAQLLLEELHVDRIEIASARVSEGEFEGVKGIMTWAEARGYTDKIEVLTFVDKGLSIEWMKKTGAKVQNLLTKGSLNHLTHQLKKTPEQHFTEIAESIALANENGITTNVYLEDWSNGMRNSAEYVYQYLDFISTQPVKRILLPDTLGVLIPSETFEYISEITQRYPGIHFDFHAHNDYDLSVANVMEALKAGIHGLHVTINGMGERAGNAPLASTIAVINDFMPEIEIGVKETSLYSVSKLVETFTGYRIPANKPIVGDNVFTQTAGIHADGDNKNNLYFNDLLPERFGRKRKYALGKTSGKANIEKNLQELGLQLNQEDLKLVTQRIIELGDKKETVTKEDLPYIISDVLDSHTYQEKVTIESYLLSHAKGMRPSTTICLKIDGQIIEEHAQGDGQFDAFMNALTKIYKTKKMTLPKLTDYAVRIPPGSSSDALCETIITWVNDGKEFKTRGLDSDQTVAAIIATQKMLNVIAV
- the leuB gene encoding 3-isopropylmalate dehydrogenase, whose product is MKLNIALLAGDGIGPEVIDQAVKVSDAIAQKFGHEITWKPALTGAAAIDAVGEPYPDATHEVCKNADAVLFGAIGHPKYDNDPSAPVRPEQGLLKMRKALGLFANVRPTFTFPSLLDKSPLKRERIEGTDLVFLRELTGGIYFGEKGRRDGGDTAYDNCVYTRAEVQRLAKKGFELAMTRRKKLCCVDKANVLETSRLWRETVQAMEKDYPEVEVSYEFVDAVAMRLVQWPNSYDVLITENLFGDILTDEASVISGSMGLMPSASMGAEVSLFEPIHGSYPQATGLNIANPMATVLSAAMMFENFGLMEEGKAMRDAVNKALEAGVVTEDLANGGKAYGTKEVGDWLAANI